A stretch of the Pseudomonas helvetica genome encodes the following:
- a CDS encoding helix-turn-helix domain-containing protein, translating into MGNLAKELGKKIRQARKAKGLSQDVFALICQVDRSYMGRIERGEVNITVEKLYQIAESLECGPADLLP; encoded by the coding sequence ATGGGGAATCTGGCGAAAGAATTGGGGAAAAAGATCAGGCAAGCGAGAAAAGCAAAAGGTCTATCGCAAGACGTCTTCGCTCTGATTTGCCAAGTTGACCGAAGCTACATGGGCCGAATTGAGCGGGGCGAAGTCAATATTACGGTCGAAAAGTTATACCAAATTGCCGAAAGCCTGGAATGTGGCCCAGCAGACCTATTACCGTAG